A genomic window from Acidobacteriota bacterium includes:
- a CDS encoding ABC transporter ATP-binding protein, which yields MNTPTNGSAFSIQGLTKRYPGFSLGPLDLDLLPGVVLGLIGPNGAGKTTTLHCLIGLLVPEAGAITIFGRPNHPDDPRWRQDIGVVGEDSGFFLRWTVEENRRLVGRFQPNWSDRRARGMAERFNLPMHKRVNELSKGNKAKLAIVAALGHAPHLLILDEPTAGLDPIVRAELLDVLWELQEDGEHAIFYSTHVLSDIERLADELVFLSDGQVIQRTAKDDLVESWRRISFRLAADATLSLPGVLDHRQVRLEHRVTSCDYEATLEALRGLGAEAIEHVRMSIDEIAVEILKGRGAPHVAAR from the coding sequence ATGAATACTCCCACCAACGGCAGCGCCTTCTCGATTCAGGGCCTCACAAAGCGCTACCCCGGCTTTTCGCTGGGACCGCTCGATCTGGACCTGCTGCCCGGCGTCGTGCTCGGACTGATCGGCCCCAACGGCGCCGGCAAGACGACAACGCTCCATTGCTTGATCGGCCTGCTCGTTCCGGAGGCAGGTGCAATCACCATCTTCGGCCGCCCTAACCACCCCGACGACCCGCGCTGGCGCCAGGACATCGGCGTGGTCGGCGAGGATAGCGGCTTCTTTTTGCGCTGGACGGTCGAAGAGAACCGCCGGTTGGTCGGGCGCTTCCAGCCCAACTGGTCGGACCGGCGCGCACGAGGCATGGCCGAACGGTTCAACCTACCCATGCACAAGCGGGTCAACGAGCTGTCCAAGGGAAACAAGGCCAAGCTCGCCATCGTCGCGGCCTTGGGTCACGCCCCGCACTTGTTGATCCTTGACGAGCCGACCGCCGGCCTCGATCCGATCGTCCGCGCCGAGCTGCTCGACGTGCTGTGGGAACTGCAGGAGGACGGGGAGCACGCGATCTTCTACTCGACCCACGTGCTTTCCGACATCGAGCGGCTGGCCGACGAGCTGGTCTTTCTCTCCGACGGCCAAGTCATTCAGCGCACCGCCAAGGACGACCTCGTCGAGTCGTGGCGACGGATCTCCTTTCGCCTCGCCGCCGACGCCACGCTGTCGTTGCCAGGCGTCCTCGACCACCGCCAGGTCCGGCTCGAACACCGCGTCACCAGCTGCGACTACGAGGCGACCTTGGAGGCCCTCCGCGGCCTGGGCGCAGAAGCCATCGAACACGTACGCATGAGCATCGACGAGATCGCGGTCGAGATCCTCAAAGGCAGGGGGGCGCCCCATGTGGCGGCTCGTTAG
- a CDS encoding ROK family protein, whose product MVTDIAVGIDIGGTNTVFGLVDRTGSCLADSSVPTQSHVPVSALVERLTGAIAELQAPLSVTSSIVGIGIGAPNANYHRGTIENPPNLGWRGITPIVSLFRERFAVPVAITNDANAAALGEVLFGAAKGMRDVIVITLGTGLGSGIVANGDLVYGADGFAGEIGHTTVDPNGRFCGCGRRGCLETYASAPGICRTVFELLSVRRDDSSLRAISFNDMTAKLVAEAAGNGDVIAKMAFEETGRILGMKLAESVAHTSPEAIVLFGGLANAGDLLFIPTRASLEAHLLNAFQGRVKLLPSGLPEGTSAVLGAAALLWKELDKTPPRALVDVA is encoded by the coding sequence ATGGTGACTGACATTGCCGTGGGCATTGATATCGGTGGGACGAACACCGTCTTCGGGTTGGTGGACCGGACCGGCTCCTGCCTGGCTGACTCGTCGGTGCCGACGCAGTCGCACGTACCCGTGTCCGCGCTGGTTGAGCGACTGACCGGTGCGATCGCCGAGTTACAGGCCCCGCTTTCGGTCACCAGCAGCATCGTCGGGATCGGCATCGGTGCGCCCAACGCGAACTACCACCGGGGCACGATCGAGAATCCCCCGAACCTTGGCTGGAGGGGCATCACTCCGATCGTCAGTCTGTTCCGGGAGCGTTTCGCCGTCCCGGTGGCCATCACGAACGACGCCAACGCGGCCGCGCTCGGCGAGGTTCTGTTCGGAGCCGCGAAGGGCATGCGCGACGTCATCGTCATTACACTCGGCACAGGGCTGGGCAGCGGTATTGTCGCCAATGGGGACCTGGTGTACGGCGCCGATGGATTCGCCGGCGAGATTGGGCATACAACGGTCGACCCCAACGGACGCTTTTGCGGATGCGGCAGACGCGGATGCCTCGAAACCTACGCGTCCGCTCCGGGGATCTGCAGGACCGTCTTCGAATTGCTCAGCGTCAGGCGGGACGATAGCTCATTGCGGGCGATCAGCTTCAACGACATGACGGCGAAACTCGTGGCCGAGGCGGCCGGCAACGGCGACGTGATTGCGAAGATGGCCTTCGAGGAGACGGGGCGCATCCTGGGCATGAAGCTCGCCGAGAGCGTGGCCCACACGAGTCCCGAAGCCATCGTCCTGTTCGGTGGACTGGCCAACGCCGGTGACCTGTTGTTCATCCCGACCAGGGCGTCGCTCGAAGCGCACCTGTTGAATGCGTTCCAGGGAAGAGTCAAGCTGCTTCCGTCGGGCTTGCCAGAGGGCACCAGCGCGGTGCTGGGCGCGGCGGCCCTGCTCTGGAAGGAATTGGACAAGACCCCCCCTCGCGCCCTCGTTGACGTCGCGTAA
- a CDS encoding prolyl oligopeptidase family serine peptidase, translating into MNMTALKRPPSSRHLTVFVLLLAGLLVAAYALPGAQAPAKKAMTIDDYTKWRSIERQAISGDGKWVAYALQTTNVVAAEAKPVLHLLNLETSVEVTVADAMDGTFSPDSRWIAYQVDPGAAQRGRGGRGGSGGGAAPADAGQSQTAPSGQGGTQSGQGAPSTGSGQGPSTGSGQGPSTGSGQGRGGAAPPIPPRRVEVRNLATAEVRSWQDIGTFAFSATSTHLYLRRRGGEAAPAAGGRGGGGAPGGQPPTGAGQAAGAAGAPAGARGVDAILLDLRTGRQQLLGSVADIAFNRTGELLAYTVDAAVKDVNGLVVFDTRTGRTTTLDSDAKNYNRLTWNEDGNALAVLKGSDVEKMRERDNVLIAFPDVVGALKDGASVAAPAVLQPAKTDSFPKGWVVSDRAALAWSEDNTRVFFGIKEQVSAPDTTRRTTDEAADVDVWNTSDDRVQSLQLIRATQDRNFTFRQAFDVGAKRFIRLTDDTMRDLDVAPDGKWAVGRDTRAYLADQKKLPAADFYRVNTATGERTLIAQGQLTGRHVFGISPHGTHFLYWKDNRFQTYDLNANATRTLGGATPVSFIDTEDDHPGTRPSFGIAGFTSDGKAVIVNHLYDLWLLPLDGSAPTNLTGGLGSKNEMRFRLVRTEQLDPSVARAVGPRGTFDLTKPVTLSAYGQWTKKAGFYELGGGQMKELVYEDASFSTPVKARKADRFLFTRQTFVEFPDLRVSGPGFADSKKITDANPQQKDFLWGHRLLFDFKNKDGVRLQGILAVPDDYKPGEKRPMIVTFYEKNSQNMHVYTPPVYMVSMGRMPTQATSDGYLTMMPDVHFRTGSSHSDMLECVEAATRKVIEMGYADPKRIGVTGHSYGGEGAAYVGTMSKMFAAIGMGAGVVDLYNDFNMNWGWSYAAQGGSGDTAFRYYLYDQGRWGFSPWDQPDRYHNESALTWAPKAVAPFLIMHGTSDPTVGFINGLAFYNALRYNGKKAVLLAYPGEGHHLGGVANQKDLTVRFMEFFDHYLKGAPAPEWLSDGVPYLKKDASREPAKR; encoded by the coding sequence ATGAACATGACCGCTCTGAAGCGCCCACCGTCATCCCGCCACCTCACCGTCTTCGTCCTTCTGCTGGCGGGCCTGCTGGTTGCCGCCTACGCTCTGCCGGGGGCGCAAGCCCCGGCGAAGAAAGCGATGACGATCGATGACTACACCAAGTGGCGCAGCATCGAGCGCCAGGCAATCTCGGGGGACGGGAAGTGGGTTGCCTACGCCCTGCAGACGACCAACGTCGTCGCGGCCGAGGCCAAGCCGGTCCTGCATCTGCTGAACCTCGAGACCAGCGTGGAGGTGACCGTGGCTGACGCCATGGACGGCACGTTCTCCCCGGATTCCAGGTGGATTGCCTACCAGGTGGACCCTGGCGCCGCTCAGCGAGGCCGCGGCGGTCGTGGCGGTTCCGGAGGAGGCGCTGCTCCAGCCGACGCCGGTCAGTCCCAGACCGCACCCTCCGGACAGGGCGGAACGCAGTCGGGCCAGGGCGCCCCTTCGACAGGCTCAGGGCAGGGCCCTTCGACGGGCTCAGGGCAGGGCCCTTCGACAGGCTCAGGGCAGGGCAGGGGGGGCGCGGCGCCGCCCATCCCACCCCGGCGCGTCGAGGTGCGCAACCTGGCGACCGCCGAAGTGCGATCGTGGCAGGACATCGGGACGTTTGCCTTCTCGGCCACGTCGACTCACCTCTATCTCCGCCGACGCGGCGGCGAGGCCGCGCCGGCTGCGGGCGGGCGTGGTGGCGGGGGAGCGCCGGGCGGGCAGCCGCCCACCGGGGCGGGACAGGCCGCCGGAGCCGCGGGCGCGCCGGCAGGAGCGCGCGGCGTCGATGCCATCTTGCTGGACCTCAGGACGGGGCGTCAGCAATTGCTCGGCAGCGTGGCCGACATCGCGTTCAACCGCACGGGCGAACTGCTCGCCTACACCGTGGACGCGGCTGTGAAAGACGTCAACGGCCTCGTCGTCTTCGACACCCGCACCGGACGGACGACCACGCTCGACAGCGACGCGAAGAACTACAACCGGCTTACCTGGAACGAGGACGGCAATGCTCTCGCCGTGCTCAAGGGGAGCGATGTCGAGAAGATGCGCGAGCGCGACAACGTGCTCATCGCGTTTCCGGACGTCGTTGGGGCGTTGAAGGACGGCGCCTCTGTGGCGGCGCCAGCCGTGCTCCAGCCGGCCAAGACCGACAGCTTCCCCAAGGGCTGGGTCGTAAGCGACCGCGCGGCACTGGCCTGGAGCGAGGACAACACGCGCGTCTTCTTCGGGATCAAGGAGCAGGTTTCCGCACCGGATACCACGCGTCGGACGACCGACGAGGCGGCTGACGTGGACGTGTGGAACACCTCGGACGATCGGGTGCAATCCCTGCAGCTGATCCGCGCGACGCAGGACCGGAACTTCACCTTCCGCCAGGCGTTCGACGTGGGGGCGAAACGGTTTATCAGGCTCACCGACGACACGATGAGAGATCTCGACGTCGCGCCGGACGGCAAGTGGGCGGTCGGGCGCGACACGCGCGCCTACCTCGCCGACCAGAAGAAGCTGCCGGCCGCCGACTTCTACCGCGTGAACACCGCCACCGGCGAACGGACGTTGATCGCACAGGGACAATTGACAGGCCGCCACGTCTTTGGCATCTCGCCTCACGGTACGCACTTCCTCTACTGGAAGGACAACAGGTTCCAGACCTATGACCTCAACGCCAACGCCACCAGGACGCTCGGCGGGGCGACGCCGGTCAGCTTCATCGACACGGAAGATGACCACCCGGGAACCAGGCCGTCGTTCGGCATCGCCGGCTTCACCAGCGACGGCAAGGCGGTGATCGTCAATCACCTCTACGACCTGTGGCTGCTCCCGCTCGACGGCTCGGCGCCCACGAATCTGACGGGCGGCCTCGGCAGCAAGAACGAGATGCGTTTCCGCCTCGTCCGGACCGAGCAGCTGGACCCGAGCGTCGCTCGCGCCGTCGGTCCCCGCGGGACGTTCGACCTCACCAAACCAGTGACTCTGTCGGCCTACGGCCAATGGACGAAGAAGGCGGGCTTCTACGAACTGGGTGGCGGGCAGATGAAGGAGCTCGTCTACGAGGACGCGTCGTTCAGCACACCGGTCAAGGCGCGCAAGGCCGATCGGTTCCTGTTCACGCGGCAGACCTTCGTCGAGTTCCCCGACCTGCGGGTCTCGGGCCCGGGCTTTGCCGATTCAAAGAAGATCACCGACGCCAATCCCCAGCAGAAGGACTTCCTGTGGGGGCACCGCTTGCTCTTCGACTTCAAGAACAAGGACGGCGTGCGGCTGCAGGGCATCCTGGCGGTGCCCGACGACTACAAGCCGGGCGAGAAACGGCCGATGATCGTCACGTTCTACGAGAAGAACTCGCAGAACATGCACGTCTACACGCCGCCGGTGTACATGGTCAGCATGGGCCGAATGCCCACGCAGGCGACCAGCGACGGCTACCTGACGATGATGCCGGACGTCCACTTCCGCACGGGCTCGTCGCACAGCGACATGCTGGAATGCGTCGAGGCGGCCACGCGCAAGGTCATCGAGATGGGCTACGCCGACCCGAAACGCATCGGCGTCACTGGCCACAGCTACGGCGGCGAGGGCGCGGCCTACGTCGGCACGATGTCGAAGATGTTCGCCGCCATCGGCATGGGCGCGGGCGTGGTCGATCTCTACAATGACTTCAACATGAATTGGGGCTGGTCGTATGCGGCTCAGGGTGGCAGCGGCGACACGGCGTTCCGGTACTACCTCTATGACCAGGGGCGCTGGGGCTTCTCGCCGTGGGACCAGCCCGACCGGTATCACAACGAGTCGGCGCTCACGTGGGCGCCGAAAGCGGTCGCGCCGTTCCTGATCATGCACGGCACATCCGACCCGACCGTCGGCTTCATCAACGGTCTCGCGTTCTACAACGCCCTCCGTTACAACGGGAAGAAGGCGGTGCTGCTGGCCTACCCTGGCGAGGGGCACCACCTCGGCGGCGTGGCGAACCAGAAAGACCTGACGGTGCGGTTCATGGAATTCTTCGACCATTACTTGAAGGGCGCACCGGCGCCGGAGTGGCTGAGCGACGGGGTGCCCTACTTGAAGAAGGACGCGAGCCGGGAGCCGGCGAAGCGCTGA
- a CDS encoding sugar MFS transporter: MAQGPVSNVSAEASASGQRNHTAALVVLTSLFFMWGFLTCLNDILIPHLKMVFSLNYTQVMLIQFTFFAAYFIVSLPSGLIVEKVGYQRGIVLGLLTAGVGCVMFFPAAGTRSYPLFLSALFVLASGITLLQVAANPYVAILGKPETASSRLTLTQAFNSLGTTVAPLFGSLLILSVAAKSASELTALSPAALAAYQSAEAGSVQTPYLGLAAALFAIAVFFALVKLPAINASSNGRVLAGDARHADSAPSAWTYRHLVLGAVAIFVYVGGEVAIGSFLVNFLGQPKIAGLMAAEAGRYLSFYWGGAMIGRFIGAAVMRVVAPGRVLAFNAGMAALLVITAMATSGHVAMWAILAVGLFNSIMFPTIFTLALEGLGKHTGQGSGILCMAIVGGAIVPVVQGAFADAFGIQVAFFLPVLCYLYIAFYGMHGHVPAHRAPAEVSRW, encoded by the coding sequence ATGGCACAAGGACCGGTCAGCAACGTGTCAGCTGAGGCTTCGGCCTCCGGGCAGCGGAACCACACGGCCGCACTCGTCGTGCTGACGTCACTGTTCTTCATGTGGGGGTTCCTGACCTGCCTGAACGACATCCTCATTCCCCATCTCAAGATGGTGTTTTCGCTCAACTACACGCAAGTGATGTTGATCCAGTTCACCTTCTTCGCCGCGTACTTCATCGTCTCGTTGCCGTCCGGTCTGATCGTCGAGAAGGTGGGCTACCAGCGCGGGATCGTGCTCGGTCTTCTGACGGCTGGCGTGGGGTGCGTGATGTTCTTTCCGGCGGCGGGGACCCGTTCGTACCCGCTCTTCCTGTCGGCGCTTTTCGTGCTTGCCTCCGGTATCACGCTGCTGCAGGTCGCGGCAAATCCTTACGTTGCCATTCTCGGTAAGCCGGAGACCGCGTCGAGCCGGCTGACGCTGACGCAGGCCTTCAACTCGCTCGGCACCACGGTCGCGCCTCTGTTTGGGTCGTTGCTGATTCTGTCGGTTGCCGCGAAGTCGGCCAGTGAACTCACCGCACTCAGTCCGGCCGCCCTGGCCGCCTATCAGTCGGCGGAAGCCGGATCGGTTCAGACTCCATACCTCGGGTTGGCTGCTGCGCTCTTCGCAATCGCCGTGTTCTTTGCCCTGGTGAAGCTCCCGGCCATCAACGCGTCGTCAAACGGGCGCGTGTTGGCAGGTGACGCCCGTCATGCTGACAGCGCTCCCAGCGCCTGGACGTATCGGCACCTCGTGCTCGGCGCGGTGGCCATCTTCGTGTACGTCGGCGGCGAAGTGGCCATCGGGAGCTTCCTGGTCAACTTCCTCGGACAGCCGAAGATCGCCGGTCTGATGGCTGCGGAGGCTGGCCGGTATCTGTCGTTCTACTGGGGAGGCGCGATGATCGGGCGGTTTATCGGTGCGGCGGTCATGCGTGTCGTGGCTCCAGGCCGTGTGCTGGCGTTCAACGCCGGGATGGCCGCCTTGCTGGTCATCACGGCGATGGCAACGTCAGGTCACGTCGCCATGTGGGCCATCCTCGCCGTCGGGCTCTTCAATTCGATCATGTTCCCGACGATCTTCACGCTCGCGCTGGAAGGACTCGGGAAGCACACGGGACAGGGGTCCGGCATTCTCTGCATGGCCATTGTCGGTGGTGCCATCGTGCCCGTCGTGCAGGGGGCTTTTGCGGACGCGTTCGGAATCCAGGTGGCGTTCTTCCTGCCGGTGCTCTGTTATCTCTACATCGCGTTCTACGGAATGCACGGGCATGTTCCTGCGCACCGTGCGCCGGCCGAGGTGTCACGATGGTGA
- a CDS encoding GntR family transcriptional regulator encodes MILTLSELSQEPLHAQISRQIRTRILAHDLTDDEPLPSIRALARDQRVSVITVQRAYEDLEREGLIRSRPGKGFFVMAIPEKRKRAVALERFTTAITPIIEESRRTGLGDEQLRTVFNRVLRGNEHGGQQ; translated from the coding sequence GTGATTCTCACCCTCTCCGAGCTCTCGCAGGAGCCGCTCCACGCACAGATCTCTCGGCAGATCCGCACGCGGATCTTGGCACACGACCTCACCGACGATGAGCCGCTGCCGTCGATTCGCGCGCTGGCCCGCGACCAACGGGTCAGCGTCATCACGGTCCAGCGAGCGTACGAAGACCTGGAACGCGAGGGTTTGATCCGCTCTCGCCCCGGAAAGGGGTTCTTCGTCATGGCCATCCCCGAGAAGCGCAAACGCGCGGTGGCGCTCGAACGCTTCACCACCGCGATCACCCCCATCATCGAGGAAAGCCGCCGGACCGGTCTCGGCGATGAACAACTGCGGACTGTGTTCAACCGCGTCTTGCGCGGCAACGAGCACGGAGGCCAGCAATGA
- a CDS encoding ABC-2 transporter permease, whose product MRALIGMTLRYNRRMMLTSYGTALVLAALIQAVVILVDRQQDTVFFLMAAVLFVSASMFIGITINANEVSERRLRLLLVLPTRRRTVGWARFLTPLLIQLAGFVGGLLILAIQHLGGIESILPRPERALIYIAGLTGFYLFVPMLFPDLGSLWRDGRKRLVVVLLVVMGCCVAALGWLQISGGWKIPSMIYFTPLPAVFLAVLSLWVFFRRPSYAR is encoded by the coding sequence GTGCGGGCGCTGATCGGAATGACCCTGCGCTACAACCGCAGGATGATGCTGACCTCCTACGGCACCGCACTGGTGCTTGCAGCTCTCATCCAAGCCGTCGTCATCCTCGTCGATCGTCAACAAGACACCGTCTTCTTTCTGATGGCGGCGGTCCTATTCGTTTCCGCGTCCATGTTCATCGGGATCACGATCAACGCCAACGAGGTCAGCGAAAGGCGTCTGCGCTTGCTCCTCGTCCTTCCCACCCGGCGTCGGACCGTTGGCTGGGCACGCTTTCTCACACCATTGCTGATCCAACTCGCGGGCTTCGTTGGCGGCTTGCTCATCCTCGCCATCCAACACCTGGGCGGCATCGAGAGCATCCTGCCCCGCCCCGAGCGAGCCCTCATCTACATCGCCGGCCTCACCGGTTTCTATCTGTTCGTTCCGATGCTCTTCCCCGATCTGGGCTCGCTCTGGCGGGATGGACGAAAGCGCCTCGTGGTTGTGCTCTTGGTGGTCATGGGCTGCTGCGTTGCCGCCCTGGGATGGCTGCAGATCAGCGGCGGCTGGAAGATCCCCAGCATGATCTATTTTACGCCGCTGCCCGCGGTCTTTCTCGCCGTCCTCTCGTTGTGGGTCTTCTTCAGACGCCCGAGCTATGCGCGCTAG